A section of the Phaseolus vulgaris cultivar G19833 chromosome 8, P. vulgaris v2.0, whole genome shotgun sequence genome encodes:
- the LOC137825490 gene encoding BTB/POZ domain-containing protein At1g21780-like — MADSKVETISRLAQWRIDNFGPCSYKKSDPFKLGIWNWYISIERNRYLYIHIFPEPSRLSKEQPPVARFILRVSNNSGPTRKFYISPVHERVLRTSDDFVWPVDTAFLGRFVVDVEFLDLKACPGNGGVTRSIWPSDGKLQTVAAQSTLRCLSRMLDESIHADLTIITADGTLKAHKAVLSASSTVFHGLYLQNGDEEDTSTIHMEDMSEESCKSLLSYLYGTIKQEDFWNHRLPLLAAANKYEIGDLKDACEESLLEDLNSGNVLERLKDAWLYQLQNLKKGCFTFLFDFGKIYDVRDEINTFFQHADRELMQEMFLEVLTILK; from the exons ATGGCCGATTCCAAGGTGGAAACCATTTCCCGATTAGCCCAATGGAGAATCGACAACTTCGGACCCTGCTCCTACAAAAAATCCGACCCTTTCAAGCTCGGAATTTGGAACTG GTACATTTCCATAGAACGGAATAGGTACCTCTACATACACATCTTTCCTGAGCCTTCTCGGCTTTCTAAGGAACAGCCACCTGTTGCTCGCTTCATACTACGAGTCTCCAACAACTCGGGCCCTACCCGCAAATTTTACATCTCCCCTG TTCATGAAAGGGTGCTTAGAACAAGTGACGACTTTGTCTGGCCTGTTGATACTGCATTCCTAGGACGCTTTGTTGTTGATGTTGAATTTCTTGACCTGAAGGCCTGCCCTGGCAAT GGTGGAGTAACCAGATCTATATGGCCATCTGATGGAAAACTGCAAACTGTTGCAGCTCAAAGCACTCTTCGATGCCTGTCTCGCATGCTTGACGAGTCTATACATGCTGACCTCACCATCATCACTGCAGATGGTACTCTGAAGGCTCACAAGGCAGTTTTATCTGCTAGTTCTACAGTGTTCCATGGCTTGTATCTTCAGAATGGTGATGAAGAAGATACATCTACGATCCACATGGAAGATATGTCTGAAGAATCCTGCAAGTCCCTTCTAAGTTACCTGTACGGTACTATTAAACAAGAAGATTTCTGGAACCACAGGCTTCCATTGCTTGCAGCAGCCAATAAATATGAGATTGGTGATCTCAAAGATGCCTGTGAGGAAAGCCTACTAGAAGATCTTAACTCAGGAAATGTTCTGGAGAGGCTAAAGGACGCTTGGCTTTACCAGTTACAAAACTTAAAGAAAGGGTGCTTCACATTCTTATTTGATTTTGGTAAGATATATGATGTTAGAGATGAAATAAATACCTTTTTCCAACATGCTGACAGGGAGCTAATGCAGGAGATGTTTCTGGAAGTGCTTACAATTTTGAAATAG